GTCAGCGCCAGCCGGTTGCGCTCGGAGACGAGCATCGTGATCAATTGCCGACGCCGCGCAACGATTGCCGCCAGCGCTTGCTGTTCGATGGTCGGCAAGGTCTTGACGAATTTCTCGCGCTCGGGGTGACGTTCGATCACTTCGCCGAGCTGGGCGAGAATGCGCGCATCGATGCGATCAGTCTTCGCAAGTTTCCCCATCGCACGAGCAAAGTCTCGCGCCTGCCGTGGATTGATCACTGCGACGGCATATCCGGCGGCCTGCAATACGCAAGCTACTGCCATTTCCGGCCCAGCTGTGGCTTCGAGGACGATCAGCGCAACCCGGTGGCGCGCCAGCTCCTCAAGCAAAGTGTCGAAGCCATCCGTCTTGTTGGAGACACTCAGCGGCGTTGCCTTGACGCCAATCGCTACATCCAACGTAGCTTTGGAAACGTCAATGCCAACGGTGATCGGTTTCGGATCTGGCAAGCCCGTCACTACCCCTCCTTGTACATGCGAATTTTTTTCGAACAACCGTTCGGGCTTTTGATGAGCGGCTCAGCTCGTGCGCCATTCGCTATCCTGCGGGCTGCAAACCCAAGGTGTCATCAGGCTGCACGAGCCTTGCCAAACCGACACAAAACCAAGGCTGTGGATTTGTGGACGATGCGCCTGCGGCGCACCGGAAAGTTTACCGTGGACAACGCTGCGCGTTGCCCACCGCGCTCTCCTTCGCCCACAAGCTCCACAGCCTCCAACTACGAAAAAAGAGAACCTTCAAAACCGCACTTCAAGATACAAGGTGTCCGTTTTCGCGGGTCAACTTCACGCCAACAGACGTAGTTGCTTAGGCGAACGGAATCCGGATTGCAAAAGCCAACAGCGCCGTCGCGAAGGACCAGCGTTGAAACCGCTCCGCTCGTGGGCTGTGCTGCAGGAAGGACGACAGGCGCGACGCCCCGAACACGCAGGCCAGGTCGAAGGCAATTCCCGTCAGAACGAGGACGAGGCCGAGTTCAGCCATTTGCGACCAGACCGGCGCGCCCTGCGGGTTGACGAATTGGGGTAACAGCACGGAACAGAACAGCAGCGTCTTCGGGTTCAACAGGCTGCTGAGCATCCCTTTGGCAACCGAGGAGCGCAGCGGGGGCTCAATGCCGGCATTCGCCGCGTTGAACTTCAAACCAAAGCCTGGGCTGCGGAGAATCTGTATTGCGACGTAGGCGAGGTACATTGCGCCTCCAATGCGCACCATCTCGTACAGTCCGGGCGACGCCTTCAACAGGGTGGCAACCCCGCATGCGGAGAGCGTAACGTGCGTCGCACGCGCGATTGCAAGACCCGCGGCATTCGCAAAGCCGTGCCGGGTACCGCGAGCAGCGCTCGTCTGAAGCACGAGCGCCATGTCGGGGCCGGGCATCGCGTAGACGATGGCGAGAGCGACAGTGAAGGTAAGCAGAACGTGTACGGAAATCATGACGAACTCCTCGTGTGGAGACTCCATCTTCCCGCCACTGCAATAGGCGTTTCCGGCAATTTTCGGCTCGCCTCGGACTTTTCGTGGAGGAATGCACTAACATTCGTAAACCTCCGGAGCCTGCCCATGGACCTCGACAAGACCGACCGCGCCCTCCTGCTGGCGCTGCAGAAAGACGGGCGCGCCAGTATTGCGAACCTGGCTGAGGCTGTCAGCCTCACTGAAACCCCGTGCGCTCGCCGGCTCAGGCGGCTCGAGGCAGAAGGGTACATCGACAGCTATCGGACGCTGCTGTCCCGGACCGCGCTCGGGTTGGGCGTGCTGGCGTTTGCGTACGTGCGTTTTGGTGTGCACGCGCGTGAACTGTCTGACCGGTTCGAACGGGAAATCCAGGCGATTCCGCGCGTCGTGTCGTGCCACAACGTGTCGGGTAGCGCCGACTATCTGTTGCAGGTCGTCGCGCGGGACATGGACGACTATGGCGTGTTCATGCGCGACGTGCTGCGCACGTTACCCGGCGTTACGTCGGTCGAGTCCACGTTTTCGATGCGCGAGGTCAAGCGAGATGTTGGTCTGCCTTTGCTTTGAGCGTCTTGGCCCGCTGCCTGAGAGCGACCAGTTCGCGGCTGGTAGGCTTTTCCCGCGAAAACGGACACCTCGCTACGAGATGGTCGCGGTGCGCCCGGCGGATTCGCACGATCGGTACCGCGTTTACGTGACCTACAGTTGCGGCGATTTTTCGACGTCTCAATCTCTTCGGGAAGCGGTCGGTCGCGAATCTCGCGTGAACGGCAGAAGAGGGTCGAGTTCTGCCGCTCGCAGCATTGCGAGGGTCGGGGTGCATATGCCGATTGCATAAGGCAGTGATCGGCCAGGAAGGGACGTTCGCCCAGTGCCACCAAATCTCCGCTCGTCGGCCCATACCGGCCATTCACATTTCAGAGATAGCGAATTGCGGCAGATAGTGCATACCGCTTGTCCGTCTCGGCGGGACTCGGACTAATAATCCGGACTGCCCGCGCATTTCAAGACCGTCGCGGACTTATCCTAAACCGCCGTCTTTCCCGACGCCGACATGTGCCGCGTCGTCTACAGGTCGGGCAATTGTGTCGTGCCGTAACTTCGGCGTAGGATCAACAACAGGAGACGGTAATGAGAAGCGCAGACGCATCTTGCCGACCCGCCGGCTTGCTTCCAGGAGCCTGACCGTCCGGGAGGCTATCCTGGCGCGCGCCCGTGAACGCCCGGGCGTGCAGCAAGTCAACGGCCCGTCGACCCACGGAAACACCCATGATCACTGCCATCGTCCTCTATGACCTGCCGCCGGACATCGGCCTTCAGGAGTGCCGCACTCACTTCACGAAGATCGCCCCGGATTTCCTCAAGATTCCCGGCTTCCTGCGCAAGCAGTTCATCTGTGCCCGCGACGGCAAGGTCGCGGGCGGCGTCTATATGTGGGAAAGCCAGGAGGCGGCCGAACGCTTCTATTCCGGCGAATGGCTCGCCGGAATCCGCGCCCGCTACGGCACGGAGCCGACAATCAGCTATTACGAGACCGTCGCGCTGACCGACAAGGCGAGCGGCCAGGCAGGCGGGCTCGGCTGATCGGCCGCGGGGACCGGCCAAGCGGAGCGCAATCGAATATCCATTTGCATCCAGGCGCTGCAAACTCGTACGACCCGCATCTAGCGACGTGTATGGACGACGCAGGCGATCGACTGGATGAAACTCATGACCAGACGTTCGCGCCGTTGCTGCGAGCAGCCTAAACGGGTCGGCCAGAGCCGACCGCATAAGGCTCTGTCTGACCTGCGCGCCATGCCAGGTAGGGCGCGCAGCCAGGCAGGGCCGCATCGCTTCGTCCGCAAAACGGACCGCCTAGTGAAACAGTTACAAGATAAGTATTGACGCTGGTACTACCCGGCAGTTACCGTTTCATTTGAAGTTCAAGAAGTTCGATTGCTGTTCATCAATTGCTCGCTCCTCAGCGGTATTCGTTGTCCTCTCCCTCCTTGACGCTTCACGCGCTCTTTAACGGAGCAAATCTTCGTATTTTTTCCTCAAGGATTCTTCATGGATACCGGTACCGTTAAGTGGTTCAACGACAGCAAAGGCTTTGGCTTCATCACCCCGGACAAGGGCGGCGACGACCTGTTCGCTCACTTCTCCGAAATCAGGGGCGACGGCTTCAAGACGCTGGCTGAAAATCAGAAAGTGAGCTTCGAAACGAAGCAAGGCCCGAAGGGTCTGCAAGCGGCTAACATCAAGCCGCTGTAAAGTTTGAAGGGCCCGGCCTCCCGCGACGGAGACCGGGTTGCTGCGACACCCTCGCGGAGCTTTGTCTCCCAAAGTTGGCGCGATCGCTCTTAGCTGCATCTGTTTATTCAGCAGCTTGCCAAGCGCCATACGCCTCGTTGCGCCTAATTCTCCCCTCTGGCTTCACCGCCATTTTTTCGCTTTCCGACTGCTTCAGATTCGGCTTGCAATGGCTTTGAATCGGCGCACCCGTGCACATTTCGCACGGCACGCGCGCACTCGAACATCATTAAAATTAAAATGCAGAACAAACAAACTCAACAATACAATGGCTATGCCGTCCAACCCTCGGCGCATCGTTTGCCCGACGGTAGTTTTTCATCCAACCTGCTGCTCGAACGCACCGATAGCGCGCGCGCCGAAGGCCGCTATCAGTTCTATTCGCTCGATTACTTCACGAGTGAAGAGCAGGCGCTGCAGCACTCGACACGCTGGGCACGCAACTGGGTCGACACGCGCGGTTAAAGGCGACGCCCCAGTTCGAGACACCCGACGCACCTGAGGCACCAGGGCGCACACAACAAAGCGCGCCCAGACATCACGCGCGATCGATTCGTTACCTTCTGATTTGACCCGCGCGCTCAGTTCGAACTTCTGGATTTTCCCTATCGACGTCTTCGGCAAGCTACGCTAACTCGGCATCGAAGTCGACGACACACTTGAGATGGCAGAGCAGACCGAAGTGTGAACGCAGGCGCGGCCGGACGGCGATCACCCATCGGTCACTGTGCGGCCAAATCCCGCCAATCATTGCTTCGGATCGACCGTCGCCTTTGGCTTCAAAAGCGGTCACGAAAATCTGTAAGACACGTGCTTCCCGAAGTAACGCCTGTTCAGGCAGGCTACATACACTGGATGCAACCACGACTCGTTACGGTAAGTCCCTAGGCCTGTCACCGAAAGCAAGGAGGGGCGGTTGGCTTATCGGGGCGACCACCGCGAACAAGGCGCCAGCCGCGAGGTCGCATTCAAGTATGCGCGAGGCCGGCTATGTTGCTTAAATCATGCACGTCGTTTATCTTTGTGAATGTGCGGCGCAGTCTGGCAGTTGTCTAGCGCGCTAGTCATACGCGGGTGCTCTGTCATCTCACAGGTATCCGGTTCGCCTTTAACCTCTGCGCCGAAAGTTGTGGGTGATTACGGGGTGTGGGCCACGCTATAGGAGGAGCTCGCCATGCCACGGGAAGCCGTCACCGCCTGCCGCATCTGCGCCGGCAACTGTTCGCTGCGCTTGACCATGGACGACGCCGGACGTGTCGTCGCTGCGCGCGGCGACCGCGACAATCCGCTCACGCGCGGCTACGCCTGCATCAAGGGCGCGCATCTGCATGAGGCGCACAACAGCGCCGAGCGCCTCCTGCACCCGCTGAAGCGGCAGCCCGATGGCAGTTTCGTGCAGATGCCGCTTGACGTGATGCTGGCCGAGATCGCGGCGCAACTCCAGGCGCTGATCGAGCGCCACGGCGCAGATGCGGTCGCAGCCTTTCGCGGCACCATGAACTATTCGAACCTTGCCGCGAATCATATGTTGCCCGCCTTCCTCGCGGCGCTGGGGTCGAATTCGTTTTTCTCCACAATGACGATCGACCAGTCGGCCAAATGGGTGGCATTTGAGCGCCTGGGCGGCTGGGCTGCCGGCAAAGATCCGTACGCGCTCGCCGACGTGCTGTTATTCGTCGGCACCAATCCGCTGGTGTCGCTATCCACATTCAACTTTGCGTTGCAGAATCCGGTCAGGCAGCTCCACGAAGCGAAGGAACGCGGCCTGAAGCTGGTCGTGATTGATCCACGCGAGACGGAGACCGCCCGCCACGCCGATGTCTTCCTGCAGCCGCTGCCGGGTGAGGATCCGACCGTCCTGGCCGGCCTGCTGCGCATCATTCTGTATCGCGGCTGGCATGACGCCGGATTCTGCGCGCGCTACGTCAAGGACCTGCGACGACTGGTGCGCGCGGTCGAGCCGTTCACGCCGGAATACGTCGCGCAGCGCGCCGGCGTGAGCGTTGAAGGGCTCGAAGCCGCCGCCGCGGCCTTCGCGGAACCCATCCGGGAGGCCGGCGGCCTGCGCCGCAAGCGTGGCTCGGCCGCGTCGGGAACCGGGCCCAACATGGCGCCGCACTCCAATCTGGCCGAGCATCTGCTCGAATGCCTCAACGTCGTGTGTGGCCGCTTTGCTCGGCCCGGCGACCCGGTACCGAATCCCGGCGTGGTCGCCCCACGCTACCAGCGCCGCGCCGAAGTGATTCCGCCGCACCGTTCCTGGGAATCCGGCTGGAAGAGCCGTGTCGGCGGCTATGGCATGCTGTTCGGCCAGAAGATGAGCGGCATACTGGCCCAGGAAATCACTACGCCCGGCGCCGGCCAGATCCGCGCGCTGCTGGTCGACGGCGGCAATCCAGTCGATGCCGTGCCCGACCAGCGCCGCATCGCCGACGCACTGCGCCAGCTGCAACTGCTGGTATGCATCGAGCCATTCATGACCAACACTGCGCGGCTCGCGCACTACGTGATTCCGCCGAAGCTGATGTTCGAGCGCGCCGACCTGCATTCGCGCGACTACGAGTCCTACATCATGTTCCAGCCTTACGCGCAATACTCGGCGGCCGTGGCGACGCCGCCGGAGGGTTCCGAAGTCGCGGACGACTGGTTCGTGTTCTGGGATCTGGCGCGGCGCGTGGGCAAGACCATCGTGTTCGATGGCGTTCCCCTCGATATGCACGCAGCTCCGACCACCGACGAGCTGCTTGCGATCCTGGTTCGCCACGGTTCGGTTTCATTTGAGGAACTGAAGCTGTACCCACAAGGGAAAATCTTCGAGGTCGAACCGATGATCGTGCAGCCCGGCGAGCCGGCGAATACCGCGCGCTTCGACGTGATGCCGGACGACGTCGAGCGCGAACTGGCGTACGTACCGAGCGAACCGGGGGCGCCGCCGAGGTTCACGCATCGCCTGGCGGTGCGGCGCGTGCGCGACGTGCAGAACACCATGTACCACCACCTGCCCGCGGTTCGCCGACGCATGTCGTTCAATCCGGCATTCGTGCATCCCGACGACCTGGCTGCTCAAGGACTGACCGAAAGCCAGTGCGTGACCATCGTTTCGCCGCACGGGCGCATCCGGGCTATCGTCGCAGCGGACCCCGCACTACGCCGCGGCGTCGTGTCCATTCCGCACGGCTGGGGACCGATGCCCGACGAGGAGCCCGAAACCTATGCCGGCGCCAATCCCAACCAGTTGCTCAGCACTACAGGCGGCCTTGATCCGATCAACGCCATGCCGGTAATGAGTGCGGTGCCTGTACGCATCGAAGCTGTAGACTGAATCGCAAGAGAGAGAACTCACCGTACGAATCGAACGGTTTGTCTTCGAGCACGACGATGGGCTAACCGGCCGTCCTGCCTTGCCCGAAATCTGGCGAGCGAACGAAAGACACGACGCCACCACCACGTCCAGCGGCTCGCGCACCTTCGCGAGATTCGCCCCCCGCACCGGGTTGGCAAGCAGACCGGAGTGGCGGATGCGATAGAAGCCGCCGGGCAGCATATGCAGTTCATGAGCAGTGTTGCACGACATTGGCTGGCACGAACGATGATGAGGATTGGAAAAGCGACGAGTCAATGCTGACGGGCACCTCGCGGCGTGGTTGGACAACGCACGCGATCGGCTGGACTAAGCTCATGTCCGGACCCTCGCGCTGCTGCTGCGAGTGGCCGTAACGGGCCGATGAGCGCCATTCGAACCGGCAGGTCGCGATCTCCTCAGTCGCCGCGCGTGGCTACGGTCGTGGTTTATCGCCCCGCTTTGCGGCGCCCCAACTTGCGTCTCGCCTCGGATCCCGACAGCCAAGAGACATAGCCAAATAGGCGGTAGCCAATTAACATCGGATCTCGGCGTTATTGGCTAGCTGGTTTCAGGCTAGCCAATTGACGTGTACCCGTCCTGGCTCTGGATTGCTGTCTTGCCAAAAGCCTTAACCCGGTTTTCCGTTCCACTGCACCTCAGACCCCACGTTCAAGGACCGCTTCGGCGTGACGTGGCAGATCGTTTCCAAGGCGCTCGCCCGGATGCTGCAGGACAAGGATGCCGCGAAGGCAAAGCGGGTGCTGAAGGCGATGATGAAGATGATCAAGCTCGACATCAACGTGCTGGAGGAGGCTTACAGGCGGGAGTGACGGTACGCGTGAACTTTTACAACCCGATCCGGCAGTGCTGCAAAATGTACGATGATATTGACATTTTGACCGCAGGAAGACATGTTCTGGGAAGAAGAACATGGAGATCGCATGAGTCGTCTCGTTGTTGTTTCAAATCGTACGGCGGATCCGCGCAAGACTGCAGCCGGCGGACTGGCGGTGGCGGTGCGGGAAAGTCTGCAGCGTACAGGTGGCCTGTGGTTCGGCTGGAGCGGAAAAATCCGGAGCGATCCGAACGGCATGGACGGGCAGAGCGGCGTTCATTTACAAACGTTCGGCAATGTCAGTCTCGCTACGGTTGACCTGACCCAGCACGACCACGACACATACTATCTGGGCTATGCGAACGGCGTACTGTGGCCGGTATTTCACTACCGGCTCGATCTCGCGGACTTCGATACCCGCTTCGCGGCCGGATACCGGCGCGTGAACCAGTTGTTCGCGCACAAGCTCCTGCCTCTGCTCAAGCCCGACGATCTGATCTGGGTGCACGACTACCATCTGATTCCGCTCGCAGCGGAGTTGCGGGCGATGGGATGCGGCAACCGGATCGGCTTCTTCCTGCATATCCCGATGCCTCCGCCGATGATCATGGCAGCCATTCCCGAGCATGAATGGCTGATGCGCTCGTTGTTTGCCTACGATCTGGTGGGCTTTCAGGGTCACGTGGATCTCGGGCACTTCAGGCATTACGTCGAATCCGAGGCGCATGCGATGCCGATTGGCCCGCGACGGCTGCGTGCATTCAACCGTACGCTACAGGTCGACGCCTAT
The DNA window shown above is from Paraburkholderia sp. BL10I2N1 and carries:
- a CDS encoding molybdopterin-dependent oxidoreductase, yielding MPREAVTACRICAGNCSLRLTMDDAGRVVAARGDRDNPLTRGYACIKGAHLHEAHNSAERLLHPLKRQPDGSFVQMPLDVMLAEIAAQLQALIERHGADAVAAFRGTMNYSNLAANHMLPAFLAALGSNSFFSTMTIDQSAKWVAFERLGGWAAGKDPYALADVLLFVGTNPLVSLSTFNFALQNPVRQLHEAKERGLKLVVIDPRETETARHADVFLQPLPGEDPTVLAGLLRIILYRGWHDAGFCARYVKDLRRLVRAVEPFTPEYVAQRAGVSVEGLEAAAAAFAEPIREAGGLRRKRGSAASGTGPNMAPHSNLAEHLLECLNVVCGRFARPGDPVPNPGVVAPRYQRRAEVIPPHRSWESGWKSRVGGYGMLFGQKMSGILAQEITTPGAGQIRALLVDGGNPVDAVPDQRRIADALRQLQLLVCIEPFMTNTARLAHYVIPPKLMFERADLHSRDYESYIMFQPYAQYSAAVATPPEGSEVADDWFVFWDLARRVGKTIVFDGVPLDMHAAPTTDELLAILVRHGSVSFEELKLYPQGKIFEVEPMIVQPGEPANTARFDVMPDDVERELAYVPSEPGAPPRFTHRLAVRRVRDVQNTMYHHLPAVRRRMSFNPAFVHPDDLAAQGLTESQCVTIVSPHGRIRAIVAADPALRRGVVSIPHGWGPMPDEEPETYAGANPNQLLSTTGGLDPINAMPVMSAVPVRIEAVD
- a CDS encoding YdhR family protein, with the protein product MITAIVLYDLPPDIGLQECRTHFTKIAPDFLKIPGFLRKQFICARDGKVAGGVYMWESQEAAERFYSGEWLAGIRARYGTEPTISYYETVALTDKASGQAGGLG
- a CDS encoding LysE family translocator, whose protein sequence is MISVHVLLTFTVALAIVYAMPGPDMALVLQTSAARGTRHGFANAAGLAIARATHVTLSACGVATLLKASPGLYEMVRIGGAMYLAYVAIQILRSPGFGLKFNAANAGIEPPLRSSVAKGMLSSLLNPKTLLFCSVLLPQFVNPQGAPVWSQMAELGLVLVLTGIAFDLACVFGASRLSSFLQHSPRAERFQRWSFATALLAFAIRIPFA
- a CDS encoding cold-shock protein, which encodes MDTGTVKWFNDSKGFGFITPDKGGDDLFAHFSEIRGDGFKTLAENQKVSFETKQGPKGLQAANIKPL
- a CDS encoding Lrp/AsnC family transcriptional regulator; translation: MDLDKTDRALLLALQKDGRASIANLAEAVSLTETPCARRLRRLEAEGYIDSYRTLLSRTALGLGVLAFAYVRFGVHARELSDRFEREIQAIPRVVSCHNVSGSADYLLQVVARDMDDYGVFMRDVLRTLPGVTSVESTFSMREVKRDVGLPLL